A genomic region of Stenotrophomonas sp. NA06056 contains the following coding sequences:
- a CDS encoding AMP-binding protein, producing the protein MNHEPTDADRYPALSPAGRAMLQLMREHPSAPIFRNASGNRLLPDEIEALRGYEQDIGHARFDWTPEQPPAWLQAHVAEVLAQVPYYRGQPKPSTFTDITPVHRGDLAADIARFVPDTVPLQRMINFRTTGTTGHPLVLPSHPVVAARYLAHHKRALRRFGITLVHGRGQMGVMLLGMQQRCFTYVSVTPTMDESGLAKINLHPDDWRHPDDRARYIDQMQPEVIAGDPISFAALLELPVRHRPQALLSVSMALSPGLRGALAARFGCAVLDLYSMNEAGPLAVYDDAAGGHVLLQPGMYVEVLGPDGAPLPPGETGEITLSGGFNFCLPLLRYRTGDRGALALAGDTPMIIGLQGRRPVRYLTADQQWINNIDLTHALAALPLSRYVVHQHSDGRITLSLPPAELGHAAEAIRRLRVVLRGQPVEAIALQGEDKVLQYTSDVAGSGSPPQ; encoded by the coding sequence GTGAACCATGAGCCGACCGACGCCGATCGTTATCCTGCACTGAGCCCGGCCGGGCGCGCGATGCTGCAGCTGATGCGCGAACATCCGTCAGCGCCGATCTTCCGCAACGCCAGTGGCAACCGGCTGCTGCCCGACGAGATCGAAGCACTGCGTGGCTATGAACAGGACATAGGCCACGCGCGCTTCGACTGGACACCGGAACAGCCGCCTGCGTGGCTGCAGGCGCACGTAGCCGAGGTGCTTGCCCAGGTACCGTACTACCGCGGGCAGCCTAAGCCCTCTACTTTCACCGACATCACACCGGTACACCGCGGCGACCTCGCCGCCGACATCGCCCGCTTCGTGCCGGACACGGTGCCCCTGCAACGGATGATCAATTTCCGCACCACCGGTACCACAGGCCATCCGCTGGTACTGCCATCGCACCCGGTGGTGGCGGCACGCTATCTGGCCCATCACAAGCGTGCGCTGCGGCGATTCGGCATCACCCTGGTGCACGGCCGTGGCCAGATGGGGGTGATGCTGCTGGGCATGCAGCAGCGCTGCTTCACCTATGTGTCGGTGACGCCGACGATGGATGAATCCGGCCTGGCCAAGATCAACCTCCATCCCGATGACTGGCGTCATCCAGACGATCGTGCCCGCTATATCGACCAGATGCAGCCGGAAGTGATTGCCGGCGACCCGATATCCTTCGCTGCACTGCTGGAGCTGCCCGTACGGCACCGCCCGCAGGCGCTGCTGTCGGTATCAATGGCCCTGTCTCCCGGCCTGCGCGGGGCCCTGGCTGCGCGCTTTGGCTGCGCGGTGCTCGATCTGTACTCCATGAACGAAGCAGGTCCGCTGGCCGTATATGACGACGCCGCCGGCGGCCATGTGTTGCTGCAGCCAGGCATGTATGTGGAAGTTCTCGGCCCCGACGGTGCGCCGTTGCCGCCGGGGGAAACCGGGGAGATCACCCTCAGCGGCGGCTTCAATTTCTGCCTGCCGCTGCTGCGCTATCGCACCGGGGACCGCGGCGCACTCGCACTGGCCGGCGACACCCCGATGATCATCGGCCTGCAGGGTCGGCGTCCGGTGCGCTACCTGACTGCCGACCAGCAGTGGATCAACAACATCGACCTGACCCATGCACTCGCTGCGCTGCCATTGTCACGGTATGTGGTTCACCAGCACAGCGATGGCCGCATCACGTTGTCGTTGCCGCCTGCGGAACTGGGTCATGCAGCCGAGGCGATCCGGCGCCTGCGCGTCGTGCTGCGCGGGCAACCGGTGGAGGCAATCGCCCTGCAGGGTGAAGACAAGGTCCTGCAGTACACCAGCGACGTGGCCGGAAGCGGCTCACCGCCACAATGA
- a CDS encoding TraX family protein — MTDTPSSNPILSSGARELMKWLALLSMTGDHVAKVMFGGYVPVVSEFGRIAFPLFALVMACNLAQPGADLRKSIRRLLVWGLVAQPVHALAFGHWLPLNILLTFVLAAVAVHALTSNRQLLLLVAGGLLPFFVDYQWAGVGFVMLGWIAFRHRVYWLLLPAFAALCWANGNGWALLAIPLVLALARVPWAVPRSRWTFYLYYVGHLALLAAYALWLR; from the coding sequence ATGACAGACACCCCATCGTCGAACCCCATCCTCAGCAGTGGCGCCCGCGAGCTGATGAAGTGGCTCGCGCTGCTGTCGATGACCGGTGACCACGTGGCCAAAGTGATGTTCGGCGGCTACGTGCCGGTGGTGAGCGAGTTCGGGCGCATCGCTTTCCCGCTGTTCGCGCTGGTGATGGCGTGCAACCTCGCACAGCCAGGGGCGGACCTGCGCAAGTCGATCCGGCGGTTGCTTGTCTGGGGCCTGGTTGCGCAGCCGGTGCACGCGCTGGCATTCGGCCACTGGTTGCCCTTGAACATCCTGTTGACCTTCGTCCTGGCTGCCGTGGCAGTGCATGCGCTGACGAGCAACCGGCAGCTGTTGCTGCTGGTGGCGGGAGGCCTGCTGCCATTCTTCGTGGACTACCAATGGGCAGGCGTAGGCTTCGTGATGCTGGGCTGGATTGCGTTCCGCCACCGGGTGTACTGGCTGCTGCTTCCGGCGTTCGCTGCCCTGTGCTGGGCCAACGGCAACGGTTGGGCGTTGCTGGCCATCCCGCTGGTACTGGCCTTGGCCCGGGTGCCGTGGGCGGTGCCGCGCTCGCGGTGGACGTTCTACCTGTACTACGTGGGGCACCTAGCGCTGCTGGCTGCCTATGCACTGTGGCTGCGCTGA
- a CDS encoding radical SAM protein: MIVLWRLTTLCNLSCGFCAYDRRVRQPRLHADPAEVERLAILFAGFQQAIGQPVLFSWLGGEPMLWPGLLELSQRLRHQHGLRISVTTNGTRAWQQGAASALAAAFDEITFSIDALDDAHDALRGWDGGAARVQQAIRALAAQRDEERRPLLRANIVLMHDTLPMFESLCLRLADWGVDEITVNQLGGRDRPEFHRLHALTAADVLALRTRLPSLLTRLAERDVRLHAGDAYLARFQASALGHLLPVTDCEARRPTLFIDEHARISACSFTNDDHFIPTRDVQTIAHVQALRGQLAAARRGAPPQACLDCPSTQVFAKFGT, encoded by the coding sequence ATGATCGTGCTATGGCGCCTGACCACGTTGTGCAATCTGTCCTGTGGCTTCTGTGCCTATGACCGCCGCGTACGGCAACCGCGCCTGCACGCCGATCCAGCCGAAGTGGAACGCCTCGCCATACTGTTCGCTGGCTTCCAACAGGCAATCGGGCAACCGGTGCTGTTCAGTTGGCTCGGTGGCGAGCCGATGTTGTGGCCTGGCCTGCTGGAGCTTTCTCAGCGGCTGCGCCATCAACACGGGCTGCGTATCAGCGTGACCACCAATGGCACCCGTGCCTGGCAGCAGGGTGCTGCGTCGGCATTGGCAGCGGCGTTCGATGAGATCACTTTCAGCATCGACGCGCTGGACGATGCGCACGATGCGTTGCGTGGCTGGGACGGCGGCGCGGCGCGCGTGCAGCAGGCGATTCGTGCACTGGCCGCCCAACGCGACGAAGAGCGCCGCCCGTTGCTGCGCGCCAATATCGTGCTGATGCACGACACCCTGCCGATGTTCGAGTCGTTGTGCCTGCGCCTTGCCGATTGGGGCGTGGACGAGATTACCGTGAACCAGCTGGGCGGGCGCGACCGGCCGGAGTTCCATCGGCTGCATGCGTTGACCGCCGCCGACGTGCTGGCATTGCGCACGCGGCTGCCGTCACTGCTGACCCGCCTGGCCGAGCGCGACGTCCGCCTTCATGCTGGGGACGCCTATCTGGCGCGCTTCCAGGCCAGTGCGTTGGGCCACCTGCTGCCCGTCACCGACTGCGAGGCCCGGCGACCGACCCTGTTCATCGACGAACACGCACGCATCAGCGCTTGCAGCTTCACCAACGACGACCATTTCATTCCCACCCGCGATGTGCAGACGATCGCCCACGTGCAGGCACTGCGCGGACAGCTGGCCGCGGCGCGCCGGGGTGCGCCGCCGCAGGCCTGCCTGGACTGCCCTTCCACCCAGGTCTTTGCCAAATTCGGAACCTGA
- the pip gene encoding prolyl aminopeptidase has translation MRSLYPSIEPYLEHTLPVSELHTLHIEECGTPGGIPVVYLHGGPGAGISPTHRRFFDPARYRIVLIDQRGSGRSTPFGELRDNTTQHLVADIEKVREHLGIERWLVYGGSWGSTLSLAYAQAHPDRATGLIVRGVFLGREEENRWFAELNGGARWIFPERWDRYEAHIPQEERGNMLDAYWKRLDHADEAIRIAAAQAWLGWEDNAAMLVHDVDAASAADPLDTLAKARIEAHYFRHNTFLEHGQLLRDIDRIRHLPGVIVQGRYDIICPPRSAWDLAKAWPEARLEMVIAGHSANEAATTDALVRATDAFADRS, from the coding sequence ATGCGTAGCCTGTACCCCAGCATCGAGCCCTACCTTGAGCACACCCTGCCGGTGAGCGAGCTGCATACCCTGCATATCGAGGAATGCGGCACGCCTGGAGGCATTCCAGTGGTGTACCTGCATGGCGGCCCCGGCGCTGGCATCTCGCCCACCCATCGACGCTTCTTTGATCCGGCGCGCTACCGCATCGTGCTGATCGACCAGCGCGGCAGCGGCCGCTCGACGCCGTTCGGCGAGCTGCGAGACAACACGACGCAGCACCTTGTGGCCGACATCGAGAAGGTGCGCGAACACCTGGGCATCGAGCGCTGGCTGGTGTACGGCGGCTCCTGGGGCTCGACGCTGTCACTGGCCTATGCGCAGGCGCATCCCGACCGCGCCACCGGGCTGATCGTGCGTGGGGTATTCCTTGGGCGCGAAGAAGAGAACCGCTGGTTCGCCGAACTCAACGGCGGTGCGCGCTGGATCTTCCCGGAGCGTTGGGACCGCTATGAGGCCCACATCCCGCAGGAAGAGCGCGGCAACATGCTCGACGCGTACTGGAAGCGCCTGGATCACGCCGACGAAGCCATCCGCATCGCCGCGGCACAGGCTTGGCTGGGCTGGGAGGACAATGCCGCCATGCTGGTGCATGACGTCGATGCAGCGTCCGCTGCGGATCCACTCGATACGCTGGCCAAGGCGCGCATCGAGGCTCACTACTTCCGCCACAACACCTTCCTGGAACACGGCCAGCTGTTGCGCGATATCGATCGCATCCGCCACCTGCCGGGTGTCATCGTGCAGGGTCGCTACGACATCATCTGCCCACCACGCAGTGCCTGGGATCTGGCCAAAGCCTGGCCGGAAGCCCGCCTGGAGATGGTCATCGCCGGCCACAGCGCCAACGAAGCGGCCACGACCGATGCGCTGGTGCGGGCCACCGACGCATTCGCGGACCGCAGCTGA
- the mgtA gene encoding magnesium-translocating P-type ATPase, producing MSLLNAWFNAFLRSRRAGNLFGRRAMPEAGYGRGSTQAAPATLTAGLLALAQGSEADALATLQSHVDGLSPHEAEERLLRFGPNEVDHEKPLPWWRHLWQCYRNPFNLLLTVLAAVSWLTEDAKATVVIGAMVVLSTLIRFVQEGRSNRAAERLKALVGNTARVLRRAAGTEAAEVADQYFGAQLHSRRPARLLDLPIRDLVPGDHIVLSAGDMIPADCRVLAAKDLFVAQAAMTGESLPVEKFVQAGNAESGLMEQANLLFMGTNVVSGTATALVLATGNSSYFGTLAQRSSASDRAPTAFQAGVNSVSWLLIRFALVMVPFVLLVNGWTKGDWTEAFLFALSVAVGLTPEMLPMIVTSTLAKGAVLLSRRKVIVKRLDAIQNFGAMEVLCTDKTGTLTQDKIALERHTDVFGQDSEDVLTFAYLNSHFQTGLINLLDRAVLEHVELQSSLRLSQDYRKVDEIPFDFERRRMSVVVSEREDHHELICKGAVEEILAVCSTVRENGQDMPLDEQRLARVRQTTEELNEQGLRVVAVAMKETAASQSVYSQADERELALVGYVAFLDPPKESAAQALQALATHGVEVKVFTGDNELVTARVCAQVGLDADTIVTGPQIERLDDAAVARALQEHRVFARLTPLHKERLVRELRAQGKVVGFLGDGINDAPALRAADIGISVDSAVDIAKEAADIILLEKNLMVLEEGVIQGRRTFSNMLKYIRMTASSNFGNVFSVLVASAFLPFLPMLPLQLLVQNLLYDISQIAIPFDNVDEELVRKPLKWNPADIGRFMVFFGPISSIFDISCFALMWYVFDARTPADQALFQSGWFVVGLLTQTLIVHMIRTPKVPFLQSIAAPPLLLMTGAIMAIGVILPMSPLAGYFKLQALPAGYWPFLVAILFGYAVLTTALKKLYIRRYGWQ from the coding sequence ATGAGCCTGCTCAACGCCTGGTTCAACGCCTTCCTGCGCAGCCGTCGCGCGGGCAACCTGTTCGGTCGTCGTGCGATGCCCGAAGCCGGTTACGGCCGTGGCAGCACGCAGGCCGCGCCGGCCACGCTCACTGCCGGGCTGCTCGCGCTCGCACAGGGCAGCGAAGCCGATGCGCTGGCCACCCTGCAGTCACACGTCGACGGCCTCAGCCCGCACGAAGCCGAAGAGCGCCTGCTGCGCTTCGGCCCGAACGAGGTCGACCATGAGAAGCCGCTGCCGTGGTGGCGCCATCTTTGGCAGTGCTATCGCAACCCGTTCAACCTGCTGCTGACGGTACTGGCGGCGGTGTCCTGGCTGACCGAAGACGCCAAGGCGACCGTGGTGATCGGCGCGATGGTGGTGTTGTCCACCTTGATCCGCTTCGTGCAGGAGGGGCGCTCCAACCGCGCTGCCGAACGGCTGAAGGCCCTGGTGGGCAACACCGCCCGCGTGCTGCGCCGTGCCGCTGGCACCGAAGCGGCGGAGGTGGCCGACCAGTATTTCGGCGCGCAGCTGCACAGCCGACGACCGGCACGGTTGCTGGATCTGCCGATCCGCGATCTGGTGCCGGGTGACCATATCGTGCTGTCGGCCGGCGACATGATCCCGGCCGATTGCCGCGTGCTCGCGGCCAAGGACCTGTTCGTCGCGCAGGCCGCGATGACCGGCGAATCGTTGCCGGTGGAAAAGTTCGTGCAGGCGGGCAATGCCGAGAGCGGCCTGATGGAACAGGCCAACCTTTTGTTCATGGGGACCAACGTGGTCTCCGGAACGGCTACCGCGCTGGTGCTGGCGACCGGCAACAGCAGCTACTTCGGCACCCTCGCCCAGCGCAGCAGCGCCAGCGATCGTGCGCCGACAGCATTCCAGGCCGGCGTTAACAGTGTCAGCTGGCTGCTGATCCGCTTTGCCCTGGTGATGGTGCCGTTCGTGCTGCTGGTCAATGGCTGGACCAAGGGCGACTGGACCGAGGCGTTCCTGTTCGCGCTGTCGGTGGCGGTCGGCCTGACCCCTGAGATGCTGCCGATGATCGTCACCTCCACCCTGGCCAAGGGTGCGGTGCTGTTGTCACGGCGCAAGGTGATCGTCAAGCGCCTGGACGCGATCCAGAACTTCGGCGCGATGGAGGTGCTGTGCACCGACAAGACCGGCACCCTCACCCAGGACAAGATCGCGCTGGAGCGGCACACCGATGTGTTCGGGCAGGACTCTGAGGACGTGCTGACCTTCGCCTATCTCAACAGTCACTTCCAGACCGGCCTGATCAACCTGCTGGATCGTGCAGTCCTGGAGCACGTGGAGCTGCAGAGCTCGCTGCGCCTGTCGCAGGACTACCGCAAGGTCGATGAGATCCCGTTCGATTTCGAACGCCGCCGCATGTCGGTGGTGGTATCCGAGCGCGAGGACCATCACGAATTGATCTGCAAGGGTGCGGTGGAGGAAATCCTGGCGGTGTGCAGCACCGTGCGCGAGAACGGCCAGGACATGCCGCTGGATGAGCAGCGACTGGCCCGCGTGCGGCAGACCACCGAGGAACTGAACGAACAGGGCCTGCGTGTGGTGGCGGTGGCGATGAAGGAGACCGCAGCCAGCCAGAGCGTCTACTCCCAGGCCGACGAGCGGGAGCTGGCCCTGGTGGGCTATGTGGCTTTCCTTGATCCGCCGAAGGAATCCGCCGCGCAGGCGCTGCAGGCACTGGCCACGCACGGTGTGGAAGTCAAGGTATTCACCGGGGACAACGAGCTGGTCACCGCCCGGGTCTGCGCCCAGGTCGGCCTGGACGCCGACACCATCGTGACTGGCCCGCAGATCGAGCGCTTGGACGATGCGGCGGTGGCGCGCGCACTGCAGGAACACCGGGTGTTCGCCCGCCTCACGCCGCTGCACAAGGAACGGCTGGTGCGCGAACTGCGCGCACAGGGCAAGGTGGTCGGCTTTCTTGGTGATGGCATCAACGATGCTCCGGCACTGCGCGCAGCCGATATCGGCATCAGCGTGGACAGCGCGGTGGACATCGCCAAGGAGGCCGCCGACATCATCCTCCTGGAGAAGAATCTGATGGTGCTGGAGGAAGGCGTCATCCAGGGGCGGCGCACCTTCAGCAACATGCTCAAGTACATCCGCATGACCGCCAGCTCCAACTTCGGCAACGTGTTCTCCGTCCTGGTGGCCTCGGCGTTCCTGCCCTTCCTGCCGATGCTGCCGCTCCAGCTGCTGGTGCAGAACCTGCTGTATGACATCTCGCAGATCGCCATTCCGTTCGACAACGTCGATGAGGAGCTGGTACGCAAGCCGCTGAAGTGGAACCCGGCGGACATCGGCCGCTTCATGGTGTTCTTCGGGCCGATCAGCTCGATCTTCGACATCAGCTGCTTCGCCTTGATGTGGTACGTGTTCGATGCACGCACGCCGGCCGACCAGGCCCTGTTCCAGTCCGGCTGGTTCGTGGTCGGCCTGCTGACCCAGACCCTGATCGTGCACATGATCCGCACGCCCAAGGTGCCGTTCCTGCAGAGCATCGCCGCGCCGCCGCTACTACTGATGACCGGGGCGATCATGGCGATCGGCGTGATCCTGCCGATGAGCCCGTTGGCTGGCTACTTCAAGCTGCAGGCGCTGCCAGCCGGCTACTGGCCGTTCCTGGTGGCGATCCTGTTCGGCTATGCGGTGCTGACCACCGCGCTGAAGAAGCTCTACATCCGCCGTTACGGCTGGCAGTGA